The DNA region GTCGCCACCGTTGCTGCCGCCGTCGCCACCAGGGCCCTGTCCGCCGTCACCGGTAGGGCCTTGGCCGCCACCGCCATCTGGGGCAGGCGCGCCGCCGTTGCCGCCGTCAGGGGCAGGCGCGCCACCGTTGCCGCCATCATTTGCTGCGTTTGCTGCGGCGTCCGCCGCCGCGGCTGCCTCTGCCGCGTTCCCTGCGTTCGCTGCGGCCGCGGCGTCTGCCTGTGCTGCTGCGGCGCTCTCTGGAGAAGCTCCCAGACCAGAAGGATCTGCGGAGGCCGGCGCCGAATCCGGGGCGGCCGGCGCCGAACCCGAATCCGGGGCGGCCGGCGCCGAACCCGAATCCGGGGCGGCCGACGCGGATGCAGCACCTGCATCTGCCTGCGCAGCCGCGGCACTCTCTGGGGAGGCCCCCAGACCGCCAGGAGCTGCGGAAGCCGGTGCCCCTGCGGAGTTGGCGTCTTGCTGCGCTGCCGCAGCACTCTCCGGTGAGGCAGCCGGAGATGTTGCGGCAGTATCCGGGGAAGCTGCAAGACCGGAAAGACCCGAAGTGTCAGGCGCCGGAGCCGGCGCGGTGCCTCCTGAGGCGTCAAATGTATCAATAGAGTTTGGATCGCCCAGAATCCCCATCGGAGTCCCGACATGGCCTGTTTGGTCTGCAATCATGGTTGCGGCGGTCTCCGGCGAAGAGGCAATAGGTGTGCCGGCTACCGCCGCTGCGCCCGCGCCGATAAGGCCGGTCAGGCCGTTTATCCCGCCAGACACGATGCCTTCAACCGTTGCTATACCCTCCTGTACCGCGGCGTTCATTGGAGACACAGCGTTCGCCGCGTCCGCAATCATGGTTGCGGCGGTCTCCGGCGAAGCGGCAATTGGCGTGCCGGCTATCGCCGCCGCCGTTGTTTCAACAGCGGTAATGCCGATTCCGATTCCCGCTGACACAACGCCAATACCAGCTGACGCAATGCCCATTACAGCCGTGGGCGCAGCTGCGATCCCCGTCGGGGCAGGTGCGGCAGTGATCCCGAGTGCTTGGGAAAGCGCCAGATCAAATTGCACCTCAGCTTGCGCTTGCAGGGCGAACCCCCCGCCAATCGCCTTGCCGATCGGCGAACCGACAAGCCCACCAACAACGCCTCCAATCACCCCGAGTGCGGCAGCGCCGAACGGTCCGCCAAGAGTCCCAATGACGGTTCCCGTTACTGCTCCAGCTTCAATGCCCGTGAGTATGCCCGCTAGCCCAGTGGCAAGCCCAATGCCTGCCGCGCGACCTGCCGCCGTGCCAGCAATTCCTCCGAGGCCGCTCACGGTGCCCGGCAACCCGTGTTCTGCTGTTTGGACCGTCACATCGAATACGCCGATTGTGCCGCCGAGCAGCTTTCCCGCACTCTCGGCAAAATTGATGACGGTAGGGTTTGCCGCCGCCGATTTTTCAATTGCTATTGCGGTAGCAATGATCCCTTCGAACATCGTTCCAACAACAGTGGTCGCGGTTTCCATGCCGATGGGTGAGTCCCCTCTGCCATCATGACCATCATGACCATCAGCCATTATTCTCTCCCTGCATTGTTTTTTCCGTCGGCCACTGATCTCTCGCACTCATGAAAAGCAAGCACAAAAAGAAGAAGCCAAGACCACCGCAAAACGCTACGCCAAAGGATAAGATCTCAATCACAATTAGGCTGTAAATTATCGGCAATCGAATCGATAACGTGAATATACTAAGTCTATCCTCGAAATGCGTTATCCCCCACACCGCCGCAAGTATACATAGCGCACTCAATCCAGTGAGGAATATACCCTTCCAAATAAACCTAGAGCGAGAGCGCAATTGGTGGCGTATAGATGGAAGAAGCGCGCGCGATCTATATACGCCCAGGGCCAAAAAATATGCGATAAAGAATAGTGTTGATAACCATATAGAGACCATATAAAAATCCACCGCGTTGGAATCAAAACCAAAGGTTTTCAATTCCAACGAATAGCGATTGATCGGCATGTACGAATAATTAAACAGCGAGGCGCAATGCATCACGACGCAAGGTGATCCATAAAGTCTATAAAGAAAATTAGAAACAATGAATGACAATATCGCGCCTAGAACGAGCGCGACAACTTCCTGCACGTCGAATCGATACATTACGTATTGCGACGGCTTCGCATTCATCTCCTTCGCATCTCCAATTCGATGCCTCCGCGCGCGCGAAATCGCTATGTGCGGACCGCCAACAACGCCGCTCGTATCCGCCACGCTCATACCGTTATTTTCAAGCGCGGGTGCACTCAAGCACGCTCACGACCTGAGTTGCTCAGCATGCCCGTCGAACGGATGTGCAGCGAACGAGTATACTATGATTGCCCAAACCGACCCCTGCGTTACCTTGCGCTTGAGCCTCTGCGCGCACCCTATTTGCGCGCTAATCCCCCCTCTCTAACGGAAGCCGCTTTTTTTGGTTGCGGCCTTCAGGCAGCGCCATCTTAGATAGAAATTTTGCCGGGTCAATGCGCGTCTGTCAGCCGCAGATGGGTGAATATTGCAACCCTCTTATGCGAATATCTGTGGCACCCTGAGAGCGGCCCCTGCCTTTAGTACTCCTTCCAAACGCTATTTGTACAGACATACCATCCTTGGTGCCGTACATTGTTGCGCGAGATGCCGTGAATGAATTACACATCCATCGACGCATCTAATTTGGGGGCGCGAGATCCTTCGATCACTCGTTTGAAGGAAGCGTGCGTGCTGTCAATGACGAATGAACTGCTCGCGCAACGTATTCATCGGCACGGTGTTCATCGCAACGGCGAGGCGATAATTTCCCCCGCGGGCGGATTGCTGGGATGGCTGATCGATCTTCGTCGCGTCTTCCTGAAAAAGGAGGCCTTGGAGGAATATTCCGACGCCTTCTGGCGCCTCTATAAGGATCGCGATCCGTTCCAGATAGCAGGGATGGAGACGGCTGCCATTCCGCTGCTTTCGGCGCTGGTCATGTCCAGCCCGAAGGAGCGCGCCCCGCTCAACGCCCTCATCATTCGCAAGGAGCGAAAGACGACCGGACTCGGCAAGGCGATCGAAGGTGATGTGACGGACGAACCGATCATCCTCATCGACGACATCTTCAATTCCGGCGGAAGCGCCGAGAAGGCGCGAGCCATTATCGAAGCGACCGGACGAAAGATTGCTGGGCTGTTCGTCGTTATCGACTACCGGTCACGGACGGGGCTTCGCTGGCGCGAGGCCAACGCCATACCGGTCCAATCGCTCTTCTCGCTATCCGACTTCGGCTTGACGCTGCACCCTGACCAAGCCTCGCCGCACCAGGGCTATCGCCAACTCTGGCGCTCCGCCGTGCCCGGCGGTTTCCCTTACCATGTGGTGCCCAAATCGACACCTCTTCTCGTTGGGGAGACCCTCTACCGCGGTTGCGATGCCGGAAAGATGCATGCCTTCGACGCGGCCAGCGGCGCGATCCTATGGGAATACCAGGCAACCGGGGCCGCGGTACAGAAAGGGATATGGTCGTCTCCGGCTCACTATGATGGCCGGATCTTTTTCGGGGCCTATAATGGTGCCGTCTATTGCCTCGACGCGAAGACAGGCCGGGAGATCTGGACGCAGTCCTCCGGCGAGTGGATCGGCGCCTCACCGATCGTCGTGCCCCAACATGGCCTCCTCTATATAGGCCTCGAATTTGAGCGGCCTTGGGCGCAAGGCAGCGTCTGCGCCCTCGACATCAGAACCGGCAATAAGGTCTGGGAGCGGCTGACCAAGAAATACCAACATGGGTCGCCCGCCTATTGGAAGGGCGGAGACCTGATTTTGTGGGGCACGGCCGATCACACAATGGCGGCGCTCGAAGCCAAATCGGGCAAGGTCGAATGGGTGTTCCCTACGCGGCGCTCCGTTAAATACGCTCCGGCCATCGATGAGGAACGGCGCATCGTCGCCTTCGCTTCATTCGACAAATCGATCTAGTCCTCGATGTCGCGACGGGACAAAAGCTCGGCGCCTGGGAAACCAACGAGATTTGCTACACGACCCCGCTCATCGCCGGGAACCGGCTATTCTGTGGCTCGGGTGACCGACATCTCTATGTGATCGACCTCGACACCATGAAGCTCGTCAAGAAGATAGACGCCGGGGCGCGCGTCTATTCCTCTCCCCGCGCAATCGGTGATCGCGTCATATTCGGAACCAATGGCGGCAAGATCCTGGAAATCGACGCGAACTCGCTCGAGACCAAAGGTGTGTTGCAACTTCCCGACGCAGTGACAAATGCGGTCGTACCGTCGCTCGATGGGACCCGCATTTATGTATCGACATACATGAACGATCTCTACGCCTTCGAAAGGTTGGCGGACGCGCCCTCCTGAGGCTGAACGGAAGGAGGCAGTGGATTGATCGCCAGTTTCACGTGGGCGTGCGGCAATAAATCAAATATATAGTGGATGCGCCACTCGTCGGATTCGTTGAACGCCGCGTGATGCTGCTTGTTGTCGAACCACCACAGTTCTCCCTCTCGCATCCGCGCGGCTTCGTCACCGCTGGTGAGCACGCTCCCGGACGCGCTGCGCAACACGAGGTGGTAACGGTCTCGGATCAGATAGTAAGACCCAACATCGATATGACGACCGACTTGCGATTTCGGCTTCAAGCGAACGATCGTCGCCCTCGACAGGGTCGCGTTGAGAATGCTCGCGGTCTTTGTCATAAAATACATCGCGCGCGGAAACTGCTCTGATATCTTTGTAGGTAGGGACTCCTGGTTTTCGTTGATATGCATATCCTGCCTCTGGACAGCATTGCGTAGGAATATTGTATTGGTCTCGCGCTGGACGTGTATCGTCTCTTGTCGGCTGGTGTTGACGAGCCACGCATCTTCCTGCGCTTGGATTTCGACCAAAAGCGACGCGACGTCGATACCCGATGTTATGAGGCGGAAGAATTTCATCGATGCCCCCCAATCGCAAAAATCACCGAGATTGCACTCTGCCGCCAATCCAGGGCGAACTGCAAGATGGGCGCCGCTGGCCTCATGGTCGGTTCGCGGTGATGTGGGGGTGTCTGCATGCCAGCCGCCACGCTCAAATCTCGCCCCCTTCAATCGATGAGATCCGCCTTCCTGGCCTCGCGCTCGGCGAAGGCGCGGGCGCTCTTTTCGAGCACCTCACGGTTGGAGCGGCTCGAGGCGCTGCCGGGCGAGTAAACTCCTTTGAGGACTCGATGCCCCGATTTGGGTTTCGACACACGAAAGGTGTAGCGAAGACCGCTCGCGACATGCCGCACCTTGAGCGCCTCGGTGGTTCGGCTCTCGATCGTGAATTTGTCGCCCATCAGCGCACCCACCTATTGGAACCGCGCTTCCCCCATCACCCATTACCTCGACACAGCACGACGACGGCCTGAACCGCCTCTTCCTTCGTTGGCCACGCCCCGTAGGTGAAGCGCACCAGGCGATGCATTTCCTCATTGGTGAAGCCGCTATGCGCGCAGACAGGTCGGATCCTGTCCACGATCCGGTTTTCACGCTGGGCCGCTTTGGCGGCGGCATGGAGCATGAACGCACCAGCGACGAGCAGCCCGAACATCACGGACGCCGTACCCAGGTAAAGTCGCTTTTTCGGTTCAACCACGCAGAGCCCCACCTCTGTACGCGGCTCATATCATAACCGGGGGCCTTCTGGCTGGCGAGTCGGGAGTGGGCCGGGCACGGGCCGGCCCGTCGCATGAGCAGCGCCGGATCGACACCCACGCAGCTAAGCCCCACGCTGCTTCGGCATATGGATGAAGCGCCAGGGGCTCGGCATCTCGCCGACCGGCACTTCGATCAGGGCGGGCTCGTCACGCGCCAGCGCCTGTTCGAGAGCTGGGCGCAGTTCCTCCGGGGAGCGCACCCGAGCGCCGGCCACGCCAAAACTCTCGGCGAGGCGCAGGAAATCCGGATTGGCGAGATCGCTCGCCAGCACGCGATTGCCATGGGTCTCTTTCTGCATGCGCCGGACATTGCCGAAGGCATTGTCGTTGAAGACCACGAACACGGCCGGGATGCGATGACGCACGGCCGTCGCCAGCTCCTGGACGTTGAACATGAAGCCGCCATCGCCCGATATCGAGACGACGGGCGCTGCACCCAGCGCATCCTTGGCGCCGAGCGCCGTCGGCACGCCCCAGCCGAGCGTGCCCTGATAGCCGGCCGACAACAAGGTCCTCGGCCGGCGCACCTCATAGCCGTAGCGCGCCACATAGCCGACCTGGGTCAGCTCATCGATCAGCACGCCGTCATCCGGCAGCACGTCGCGGATCGCCGCGAGATAAGCGAGCTGCGGCGGCACGGCGGCTTGCATCGCCGCCTTCAGCTTGTCCTTGAGCGCGGCGCTCGCCTCGGTGCGCGCTGGCGCGGCCGACGGGCGCTTGCCGATGAGGTCGAGGAGAGCTGCGAGCGCGACCTTCGCATCGCCCAGGATGGCGACATCCGGCTTGCGTATGCGGTCCATTTCCACAGGGTCGATCTCGATCCGGATGATTTTGAGCTTATCGTCGATGCCCCATGAGGTGGGCTGCACCTGGAAGCGGGTGCCGACCGCGAGCACGACATCGCACTCCTTCCACATGGCGTGACCGCCCGGCAGGGTGTGGCTGAGCGCATGGCGGTCATCGAGGATGCCGCGGCCATGCCGGTTCGCCACCACCGGGGCGCCGAGATGCTCGGCGAGACGGCGCAGTTCCGCCTGCGCTTCGATCGCTCCACCCCCCACGAAGATCACCGGCCGCTCGGCATCCTTCAGAAGTTGCGCGGCCTCTTCCAGCGCCGCGGCATCGAGGGCCGCCGATGGCTGCGACGGCAGCGGCGCGACGAGATCGAACTTGGCGCGCGCCGCCAGCATGTCGGGGGGCAGCTCGAGGCCGACCGGTTGCGGGCGCCCCGAGACGAGCTGGCCGAAGGCCTGCGCCACACGCGGCGAGGCCTCGGCCGGGGTGCCGATGCGCTCGGCCCATTTGGTCAGCTGCCGCAGGATCGCCAATTGGTCGGGGATCTCGTGCAGCTGGCCATGGCCCTTGCCGATCGAGCCCGACGGGATCTGGCCCGCAAGGCACAGCACCCGTGCTCCGGTCGCATAAGCGGTGGCGAGCGCCGCCGAGGAGTTGAGGAAGCCCGGCCCCGGCACCACCGAATAAGCAGCGGGGCGGCCGGTCGCCAGCGCGGCGCCGAGCGCCATATAGCCTGCCCCCTGCTCATGGCGCGTATGCACCGGGCGCAGGGCGCCACCGGCATCGTGGATCGCGTTGAACAAATGGTCGCTCTGGACGCCGGGCAGGCAATAGAGGGTCTTGACCCCATGCGCCACCAGCGTCGCGACGACCGCGTCGCCCCCCGTCATCTCTCCCATGATCGTCTCTCTTCACTCAGTTGCAGAAATCGGAGTTGCGGATATTGCGCCGTCGAACAGGCGCAACGCGTCCTTGAGAACCGCGATCCGTTCGGGATCGAGGCCCGCGAACAAGCGCGCCTCATAGCGTCGCGCGATCGCGTTCAACAGGTGAAGCTTGTGGCGGCCCGTCTCCGTTATGGCGACAGCGGAGCACTCTGTCGAGGCGAGCAGGCCCTCTTTCGTCATGCGCAGGATCTGTGCATCGATCGTTGGCGCATCGACGAAGATGCGCGCCGCGATCTCGGCTGGCGTCGCCGTGCCGCGCGGGGCGAGGCAGGCGAGAAGCCGCATCTCGGCGACGCTGACGCCGGTCGCCTTGATCTCGGCATAGAAGGGCTCGGTCACGGCTTCCTTGGCGCGCACCAGCAGCGGCACGATGAAGTCGTAGCGCAGATCATCCTCGCCGATCTCGGCCTCGGGCCGCTCGCCGGTGGAGCGGGGGAGCGACGGATGCGCCGAGCGGCGGCTGAACTCGCCATCCATGAAGAGGAGCTGCTCGGAGCCGTCATGATCGATGGCGATCACCTCGCCGATGAAGATCAGGTGATCTCCCCCCTCATGCTGGGCGAAGGCGCGGCATTCGAGCGTGGCGGAGGCGCCCCCGATGACGGGCGCGCCGAAAGCGCCTTCGCGCCAGTCGACGCCGGCGAACTTGTCCTGGTCGCTGCGCGCGAAGCGGCTCGCGAGGTCGAGTTGCGCGGCAGAAAGGATGTTTATCGCGTAGCCTTGCGCTGTCCGGAAGGCGTTGAACGACCTTGCGCTCAGCGCCAGGCTCCAGAGGATGAGAGGCGGGTCGAGCGAGACCGAGCTGAAGGAGTTCGCGGTCACCCCCACCGGACGACCATCAGGCCCGCGCGCCGTGATGATGGTGACGCCGGTCGCGAACCGGCCGGCGCATTGCCGGAAGCGGCGCTTGTCGAATCCCCCCAGCGTGATTCCGTCCTCAGTGAAGGCCGGTACCTGTTCCGTCATGACGGTTTGCGGTGCTGCAGCTGGTGATAACGGAAGCGCTCGCGCGCCGCCCGCAGGCTCGAACCTTCGCGCACCGCGGCGCGGATCCGGTCTTCGGCGGCGGCGATCTCCTCGGCTGCATCGAGGACGCGCATCTCGTGTTCCTTGGGGATGACGAGGACGCCATCCGCATCGCCGCGCAGCAGGTCGCCGGGCGCCACACGGGCCTGGCCGATATTGACGGGCACCTGCATGGCGTCGACCTGAACCCGGTCCTTGCCGGTGCGCATCCAATGGCCGCGCGAATAGATCGGATAGCCGAGCTCGAGCGCCAGCGCGACGTCGCGGCAGATGCCGTCGATCACCGTGCCGGCGACGCCGTTGCGGTGAGCGATCTCGGTCAGGATGTCGCCCCAGACCGTCGTATCCTCGCGCCCACCATTATCGAGCACGATCACCGAGCCGGGTGCGACATCGTCGATATAGTCGCCGACCGTGCCGGGCGGCGAGGCGGCCGGCCGGTAAAGCACCGTGAAGGCCCGCCCGGTGAGGCGAAATCCGGGAGAGCGCGGCGCGACGCGATGGCACTGGCCGAGGATGCCGAGCCGGTCGAGCGCGTCGCTGATGGTCGCGGTGTCGAGCCGTGAGGCCCGTTCGGCCGCCTCGTCCTTCCCAGTCGACATCATGTCCTCTCAGCGCCGCAACATATGTTCGTAGCTCGCGCCCATGACATCGCCGATGGCCTCGCCGGCCAAGAGGGCTTTCTGCATGGCGGCCTCGCGTGCCGCGATCTCCTCGGCGGCGTCGAGGATGCGCGAGGCTCCCGCGGCCTTCAGGAAGACGCAGGCACTGCCATCGGCGAGCACGAGGTCGCCGGGCTCGACGACGACGTCGCCGATGCTCACCGGCACATCGGTCCCGAACTCGACGATGCGGTTGCGCGCCGTGCGCGCGGTGGTGCCGCGCGCATAGATCGGAAAACCGAGCTCGCGCGCCTCGTCGACATCGCGGACCGGACCGTCGGCGATCACGCCCGCGACGCCCTTCAGCTTGGCGCCGAGCGACAAGATGCCGCCCCAGGATCCGGCATCGATCCCCGAGCACTGCTCGACCACGATGATCTCGCCCGCGGCGCAGCGGGCGATGGCCTCGGCGCCGAGATGGCGCGGCGGGCCCGAGGCCGCCGGCCGCGGCGCGTCCTTGGCGACGAGCCGCAGCGTATGGACGCGGCCATGGATCTTGCGCGTGCCGGTGAGCGGCGCGAGCCCGGTCACGCAGCCCGGCAGGCCGAGCTTGTCGAGCGCATCCGACAAGGCGCAGGCATCGAGCCGCCCCAGCCGTTGCAGCTCGTCATGTTGGACAGCTGCGCTCATGCCCAATGCGCGAAGACCATCGCGTTCCCGGTTCCGGCCTCGGAGCGATAACACGGCACGTAGTCGACGAGCTCCATCCTGCGGCCTTCCGCCTGCATGGCGCTAGCGACAGGGAGCCAGTTCTTGATCTCGGCCGTGTTGCCGAGGAAGCTCGTCTCGGGCTCGGCCCGGATGGCGGCCTCATCGCCCTTCTGCATGGCGTCGAGCACGCGTCGGTCGAGATCTTCGTCGATCACGAAATGCGAGAAGCCGCCCGAGGCCATGAGCACGACGCGGCTGTCGCCCGGCCAGGCGCGGATCGAATCGCGCAAGGCGCGGCCGAGATCGAGACAGCGGCCGATGCGCGGGTTGTTGGGCGCGACGCCGACATTCATGATGAGCGGGATCGAGGGCGGCGGCGCATCGCGCATCACCTGCCGGTAGAGGAAGCCGAAGGCATGCGGCATGCCGGCATGGCGGCCGGGCCCATCGGGCAGGCGGCTCGACTGGGCGACGTCGAAGCCGCGCCCGGTGAGCTCCTCGACGAGATGCCGGCCGAATTCCGGCGCCCCGGGATAGGTGGCGCCGCCCGGCGGGCAATGGCCTTCCTCGGCGATGGCGATGCCGGGCCCCATCTTGGCGCGCTCCTCGGGGGTCGCCGGGATGTTCTCGATGGCCTCGCCGAAGAACACCGTCATGGCGGGCGTCACATCGTCGAGGAAGAGTTCCTTTTGATCATTGCCGACGATGACGACGAGATCGGCTTTGGCGGCCTCGAAGCGGCGCGCCAGCTCCCCGAGCGCCGCCTGGCATTTGCCGTGCCGCTCGCGCTGCATCACCGGCCTGACCTCGGCCGCAAAGCCCGGCGCCCGCTGCGCCAAGAGATCCGGATAGGCATAGGTCTTGCCGCGAAAGAAGTGGCGCGGATTCTTCACATCCGCGTCCCGGCGCAAGCCCCACATATCGGGTGGGGTTGACAGCATCGGACCATGCGAGGAGCCGAATGCGCCGACGAGTTGAGCCATGATCATCTTCCTCCGATATGTTGCGGACGCCAGCGCTGGAAATGACGTTGCACGCGCTCGGCGAGATAGGTCAGCACCATGCCGGCCACGGTCACGCACAGGACGCCGACGAGCAGCTCGTCGGTGGCGTAGATCTGGCCCGCATAGGAAATCATGAAGCCGATGCCCTCGCTGCCGGCGAACAGCTCGGCGATGATGACGCCGATCAGCCCATGGGCGATCGCCTGGCGCACGCCGGTCAGGATGAAGGGCACGGAGGACGGCAAGGCGACGGTGGTGAAGATCTGCCGGTCGCTGGCGCAATAGGCGCGCGCCGCCTTCAGCAAGTCGGGATCGATATTGCGGACGCCCGCGATGGTGTTGACCAGGATCGGCAGCACGGCCGACAGGAAGACGATGAAGACCTTCGATGAGCTGCCGATGCCGAACCAGATGATGAAGAGCGGGTAGAGCGCGATGCGCGGTGTCGCATAGAGCGCGGTGATCAGCGGATCGAAGAACAGCAACAGGCGCCGATACCAGCCGAGCATGATGCCGAGCGGCACGCCGACGATCAGCGCCAGCACGAAACCGATGATGAAGTTGATGCCCGTATAGGCGAGGTTTTCGGCGAGCTTGCCGCTCCCCGCGAGCTCGACGAATTTGTGGGCGATGGCGCTCGGCCCACTGAAGAAGAGCGGCGAGATGAAGCCCATGCGCCAGCAGAATTCCCAGAGCGCCAGCACCAGCAGGATCGCTCCAGCGCCGATGATGGCGCCGTCATGCCGGCTGTAGAAGCTGGCGCGCCGGCGGCGCAGCAGCGCGCTTGCGTCGATCGCCGTTCGCCCCTCGCTCACAACGCTCATCGCCATCCTCCCTTCCGACGCGTCCACATGTCAGCGGCAGACGCCTTCTTCGCCCGGACGGATGACGTTGATGCGCCCCGCTTCCTCCTCGATCAGCGACCAAATCTCGTCGGCGAGCTCGAGGAATTCCGGCGTGCGCTTCAGGGACAGGGCGCGCGGCCGGGCGAAAGGCACGCGGAAGACGCGCTTGATGCGGCCCGGCCTCGTGCCCATCACCACCACGCGGTCGGCAAGGAACAGCGCCTCGTCGATCTGGTGGGTGATGAAGACCACGAGCTTATTGGCGCTCGACCAGATCTTGAGAAGCTCGGACTGCATGAATTCGCGCGTCTGGGCGTCGAGCGCCGCGAAGGGCTCGTCCATCAACAAGACCTTCGGGTCGGTGGCGAGAGCGCGCGCCAGATTGACGCGCTGCTGCATGCCGCCCGACAATTCGGAGGGGTAGCGCTTCTCGAATCCGGCGAGGCCGACGAGCTTGATGAATTCATCGGCGCGCCGGCGCATCGTCGCCCTGTCGAAGCGCCGCTGCATCTCCATGCCGTAGCGCACATTGCCCATCACGGTGCGCCAGGGCAGCAGGCTTGCCTGCTGGAAGACGGTGGCGCGGCTGACGCCCGGCCCGTTGATGCGCACGCCGTTGATGCGCACCTCGCCCTCCTCATAGGGCAGGAGGCCGGCGAGCACGTTCAAGAGCGTGGTCTTGCCGCAACCGCTCGGCCCGACCACGCACACGAACTCGCCTTCCGCGACCGTCATCGAGACATCGGCGAAGGCCAGGAATTCGCGGCTCTCGCGCTCGAGCCAATAGCGATAGGTCAGATGCTCGATGGCGAGGCTCGGGCGGACCTGTGCCGCCCCATCGCTCGCCGCGAGATGCAGCGCGGGCTGGAGCGCTCCTTGGCTCACGTGAAGGATCCTTGGCTCATGTGAAGGATCCTTGGCTCACGCGAAGGACCCTTGCAGCTTGCGCTCCTGCTCGGGGAGGACCGAATTGCCGAACAGCTTCTCGAAGAAGCCGTCGGCGATCAGGCGGCGCACTTCGCTCATGTCGACGACCTTTTGGAAATCGAAGCTCTTGACGGCAGGAATATCGCCGGCGAGGCGGTCGGCGGCCGCGCCGACCGCGGCTCGCGTCAACAGCGGCACGCGATCGAGCGTGCTCTTGGCGATGTAGCTGTCATAGATGCGCGCCACATCCTCCGCGGGCTGCGGGTCGTAGAGACGATAGGTGGAGATGGCGAAGGCCTTGTCCTCATAGAAGCGCTTGATGGCCTGCGCCTGGGCCATGATGATCTTGCCGGGGATGTCCCTATTCGCGGCGACGAAGCTCTTCTTGAACACATAGGCGGTGCTGATCAGCACGTCGTCATAGTTGCTGAGATTGTCGAGGACCTTCAGCCCCTGTGCCTCGAGCTTGAAATAGGCGGGCGCCGTGATCAGCGAAGCATCGACCTGGCCACCGAGCAGCACATTGCCGCGCCCGGCACTGTCCGAGGGCACCGCGACCCATTGCACGTCACGCGCCGTGAGCCCGTGCTTGGCGAGGAGATCGATGGTGTAGAAATAAGGCGTGTCGCCGACCCGGCCGACGCCCACCCGCTTGCCTTTCAGGTCTGAGACCTTGCCGATCTCCGGGCGCACCACGAGAGCGAAATTGCCCTTGTTGAGCGAGGAACCCATCATCACCAGCGAAGGCTCGCGGGCGACCGCGGCCACCACCTGCTCGAGACCGTAATTGGTCATCTGCGCCTCGCCGCTGACCAGCATGGCGATGCCGGCCGGATGCACGCCGAACACCAGATTGGCGTCGAGGCCATGGCCCGCGTAATAGCCGCCTTCCTTGGCGATCCAGAGCGGCCAGGCAGCACCCGAGCGGGTCGGGAACTGGATGGTCAGCGGCGTAAGGCCCTCGCCTCTCGCCGGCTTGCCCGAAGCGCCGATCAGGATGGCCGAGGCGGCACCTCCCAACAGCTCGCGGCGGCTCCACATGTCCCGGCGGCATTT from Rhizobiales bacterium GAS188 includes:
- a CDS encoding Regulator of RNase E activity RraA; the encoded protein is MSTGKDEAAERASRLDTATISDALDRLGILGQCHRVAPRSPGFRLTGRAFTVLYRPAASPPGTVGDYIDDVAPGSVIVLDNGGREDTTVWGDILTEIAHRNGVAGTVIDGICRDVALALELGYPIYSRGHWMRTGKDRVQVDAMQVPVNIGQARVAPGDLLRGDADGVLVIPKEHEMRVLDAAEEIAAAEDRIRAAVREGSSLRAARERFRYHQLQHRKPS
- a CDS encoding Aspartyl/Asparaginyl beta-hydroxylase; this encodes MKFFRLITSGIDVASLLVEIQAQEDAWLVNTSRQETIHVQRETNTIFLRNAVQRQDMHINENQESLPTKISEQFPRAMYFMTKTASILNATLSRATIVRLKPKSQVGRHIDVGSYYLIRDRYHLVLRSASGSVLTSGDEAARMREGELWWFDNKQHHAAFNESDEWRIHYIFDLLPHAHVKLAINPLPPSVQPQEGASANLSKA
- a CDS encoding NADH-FMN oxidoreductase RutF, flavin reductase (DIM6/NTAB) family, yielding MTEQVPAFTEDGITLGGFDKRRFRQCAGRFATGVTIITARGPDGRPVGVTANSFSSVSLDPPLILWSLALSARSFNAFRTAQGYAINILSAAQLDLASRFARSDQDKFAGVDWREGAFGAPVIGGASATLECRAFAQHEGGDHLIFIGEVIAIDHDGSEQLLFMDGEFSRRSAHPSLPRSTGERPEAEIGEDDLRYDFIVPLLVRAKEAVTEPFYAEIKATGVSVAEMRLLACLAPRGTATPAEIAARIFVDAPTIDAQILRMTKEGLLASTECSAVAITETGRHKLHLLNAIARRYEARLFAGLDPERIAVLKDALRLFDGAISATPISATE
- a CDS encoding orotate phosphoribosyltransferase, with protein sequence MLSMTNELLAQRIHRHGVHRNGEAIISPAGGLLGWLIDLRRVFLKKEALEEYSDAFWRLYKDRDPFQIAGMETAAIPLLSALVMSSPKERAPLNALIIRKERKTTGLGKAIEGDVTDEPIILIDDIFNSGGSAEKARAIIEATGRKIAGLFVVIDYRSRTGLRWREANAIPVQSLFSLSDFGLTLHPDQASPHQGYRQLWRSAVPGGFPYHVVPKSTPLLVGETLYRGCDAGKMHAFDAASGAILWEYQATGAAVQKGIWSSPAHYDGRIFFGAYNGAVYCLDAKTGREIWTQSSGEWIGASPIVVPQHGLLYIGLEFERPWAQGSVCALDIRTGNKVWERLTKKYQHGSPAYWKGGDLILWGTADHTMAALEAKSGKVEWVFPTRRSVKYAPAIDEERRIVAFASFDKSI
- a CDS encoding Regulator of RNase E activity RraA, whose amino-acid sequence is MSAAVQHDELQRLGRLDACALSDALDKLGLPGCVTGLAPLTGTRKIHGRVHTLRLVAKDAPRPAASGPPRHLGAEAIARCAAGEIIVVEQCSGIDAGSWGGILSLGAKLKGVAGVIADGPVRDVDEARELGFPIYARGTTARTARNRIVEFGTDVPVSIGDVVVEPGDLVLADGSACVFLKAAGASRILDAAEEIAAREAAMQKALLAGEAIGDVMGASYEHMLRR
- a CDS encoding acetolactate synthase-1/2/3 large subunit, coding for MGEMTGGDAVVATLVAHGVKTLYCLPGVQSDHLFNAIHDAGGALRPVHTRHEQGAGYMALGAALATGRPAAYSVVPGPGFLNSSAALATAYATGARVLCLAGQIPSGSIGKGHGQLHEIPDQLAILRQLTKWAERIGTPAEASPRVAQAFGQLVSGRPQPVGLELPPDMLAARAKFDLVAPLPSQPSAALDAAALEEAAQLLKDAERPVIFVGGGAIEAQAELRRLAEHLGAPVVANRHGRGILDDRHALSHTLPGGHAMWKECDVVLAVGTRFQVQPTSWGIDDKLKIIRIEIDPVEMDRIRKPDVAILGDAKVALAALLDLIGKRPSAAPARTEASAALKDKLKAAMQAAVPPQLAYLAAIRDVLPDDGVLIDELTQVGYVARYGYEVRRPRTLLSAGYQGTLGWGVPTALGAKDALGAAPVVSISGDGGFMFNVQELATAVRHRIPAVFVVFNDNAFGNVRRMQKETHGNRVLASDLANPDFLRLAESFGVAGARVRSPEELRPALEQALARDEPALIEVPVGEMPSPWRFIHMPKQRGA